In Clostridium ljungdahlii DSM 13528, the genomic window ATGTAAAAGCTGAAAATATTGCTAAAATAATTAAATCGAAAGGTACGGACATTAAAGGTTTGGAGGAGGAAATTAAAAGACTTCAAGATAGAAAAAAAGTAACAGAAAATAAAGTCTTAAATTTAAAAAGTTATTTATTTGACCATATGAAGATATTAAAGAAAGAAAAAATAAATGGTAAACTATTTACTCTTTCAATAAGAAAAAATCCACCTTCTGTTAATGTAATAGATGAAGATGCTATTCCACAAAGGTATAAGATTCCTCAACCATAT contains:
- a CDS encoding siphovirus Gp157 family protein, which gives rise to MSLSKLYEISERYRNLEDLLDNPELENAKSDIERSLDSINEEFNVKAENIAKIIKSKGTDIKGLEEEIKRLQDRKKVTENKVLNLKSYLFDHMKILKKEKINGKLFTLSIRKNPPSVNVIDEDAIPQRYKIPQPYKLDKTAILEDSKQEIKIDGVEIKQSTSLSIR